TGTCGGTCCGACGAGGAGCTGGTCGCCGGGCTCGTCGAAGTACTGCCGAGCGAGGGTGAGCCGGGCGGTGAGCGCCGCGCGGTCACGGAGCTCGGACTGGAACGGATGGCCGAACGCATCGAGTCGGTGTACCGGTCGGTGCTCGCGGAGTAGTCGCAGGAGTAGATTCCCCAGGGCTCAGTCGAAGGACTCCGACGCCCCCGCCCGCTCGCGGGGTATCGGCGAATCGCCGACGAGTCTGCGGTTCGCCTCGTTCCTGTCCCGTGGGTAGCCGATGTCGACGCGCCAGCCATCGAGCGGTACCGCCTCGACGTCGTGCTCCGTCGCGTACTCGTCGATGGCGTCGCTGATCTCGTACTCGCCGCGGTCGGAGGACTCGATTCGGCGACAGGCGTCGAAGATACCGTCGGTGAAGGCGTAGAGCCCGGTCGCGACGAGCGTCGAGGGCGGGTCGTCGGGCTTCTCCACGATGGAGTCGATCTGCCCGCGTTCGTCGAGCTGGCAGACTCCGTAGCGGCTCGCCGCGGAGGGGGCGACCTCCTCGACCAGCACTGCGCCGTCCGTCCCCTCCGTGCGGAGTGCGCCGACCACGGCACCGATGTTCGCCCTGAACACGTTGTCCCCGAGCATCACGAGGAACTCGTCGTCCGTGACGCACTCCTCGGCGGCGAGGAGCGCCGAGGCGACGCCGTCCCGCTCCGACTGGTGTGCGTAGGTGATGGGTCTCCCGCGGTGCTCCTCGCCGAAGTGATCGATAATCTGGCCGGCCTCGTAGCCGACGACGAGGACGAACCGGTCGACGCCCACGGAGAGCAGCTGGTCGAGGCAGTCGACGAGCAGCGGGCGACCGCCGACCTCAACGAGTCCCTTCGGGCGATCGTCGGTGAGCGGTTCGAGCCGGCTCCCCCGACCCGCCGCGAGCACGATGGCTTCCATAACAGCTCGAATCGAGACCCGTGCTGGCAAAGTAACCGGGCAGGTACGGTGTGGACCACGCCGGTAGGGCCCGCATTCTTAGCAGTCACCGCTCCCGATGTCGGGGCATGTCCCGGCAGGCTTCCCGCGAGCCACGTAGTCACGTGCGAGACAGTCAGATCGGCGACGGTACGAGCGTCGCCCCCTACTCGAGCATCGTCGACGCTCGCATCGGGCTCGACTGCCGGATCTGGCGGTACGTCAACCTCTACGGCTGCGAGCTCGGTGACGAGACGATGGTCGGCTCGTTCGTCGAGGTACAGGACGACGCCGTCGTCGGTGACCGCTGCCGGCTCCAGACGCACGCGTTCGTCTGCTCCAACGTGGAGGTCGGCGACGGCGTGTTCGTGAGTCACGGCGCGAAGTTCATCAACGACCGCTATCCGCCTAGCGGCGACACGGAGGAGTGGGAGTCGACCATCGTCGGGGACGGCGCGGCCATCGGGACGAACGCGACCCTCCTCCCCGTCAGCGTCGGCGAGAATGCGCTCGTCGGTGCCGGTGCGGTCGTCGTGAGGGACGTGCCCGCGAACGCCATCGTCGCCGGCAACCCGGCCGAGATAATCGGCTACCGGGACTGAACCGACCGTCCCGCAGTCGGCGACGTCCCCCACCAGACAGCAGCCGGACTAGTTCCGCGACCGCACCGAGCGCCGGGGTTCGACCATCGCGTCACCCCGCACGTCGACGACGGCGTTTCGTTCGGCCGACCGTTCGGCGTCGGCGAGGAGCTTCACCGCCCAGGTACCGTCGACACCGGTCGTCACGGGCTCGCGCCCGTCGCGGACCGCCTCGACGAAGTCGCGGTCCTCCGTCTTGAGGGGCTCG
The nucleotide sequence above comes from Haloarchaeobius salinus. Encoded proteins:
- a CDS encoding sugar phosphate nucleotidyltransferase; this encodes MEAIVLAAGRGSRLEPLTDDRPKGLVEVGGRPLLVDCLDQLLSVGVDRFVLVVGYEAGQIIDHFGEEHRGRPITYAHQSERDGVASALLAAEECVTDDEFLVMLGDNVFRANIGAVVGALRTEGTDGAVLVEEVAPSAASRYGVCQLDERGQIDSIVEKPDDPPSTLVATGLYAFTDGIFDACRRIESSDRGEYEISDAIDEYATEHDVEAVPLDGWRVDIGYPRDRNEANRRLVGDSPIPRERAGASESFD
- a CDS encoding acyltransferase yields the protein MRDSQIGDGTSVAPYSSIVDARIGLDCRIWRYVNLYGCELGDETMVGSFVEVQDDAVVGDRCRLQTHAFVCSNVEVGDGVFVSHGAKFINDRYPPSGDTEEWESTIVGDGAAIGTNATLLPVSVGENALVGAGAVVVRDVPANAIVAGNPAEIIGYRD